Part of the Ignavibacteria bacterium genome is shown below.
AGTTGAATGGAATGAAATTGAAGATGGCGATGTTATTCTTATAGGACAGACACTCATAGTATCTGAAGGAAAAACAACTACTAAAAAGAAAACGACTACTACTAAGCCAAAGAAAACGCGCAAACGCAAGTAGCAGTTAATTAAATTTATAAAGAAATGAAAGCATTAAAATTATATTTATTATTTTTTCTTATTTCTGGAATAATTATTTCATGCAATAAGAATTCACAAAATACATCTGACAACTCGTCAAATAATTCAAACACACAGCAGACAGCTTCAACTGAAGTCATAACCATATCGCTTCCGACTGTTCAGTGCAGAACCTGTAAAAAAAATATTGAAACTGCTTTGAAAAATCAGCCGGGCATAGTTAAGACGACTGTTGATATAAAAAATCTGAAAGCTGATGTTGAGATTGACAAGAACTTAACTTCTGCGGGAAAGGTCGAAGAGTTAATTGCCAAGGCAGGTTATGATGCAAACGGCGTTAAAGCAGACCCTGTAGCATATCAAAATCTTGATGATTGCTGCAAGCTTCCCAAAGACCAGAAAGAACCTGCAATGCATTAAAATTACGAAAAATACTTAATGAGTTTCCAAAGGCAAAAGGTTTTTTACTTTTGCCTTTTTAATTTTTGCTACTTAATACTTCCCTCTTTACCAATCACTCGTCTCATAATTCCCAACTGACCCGCGTGATATGACTCATGAAATCCGAAGAATGCAACATTTTTTCTTTTTTCTTCATCAAGAGACATTTCTATTTCGGACTTCAAAACTTCCTGAGTTTTATCGAGAAGCTGCAAAAGAGTTTCAAGCTTTTCTGCATTTTCTGCTGTAACATTTTTTGTGCCTCTCGAATAAATGGGTTTAAGACTTTCAGGAAACATTTTATCAACACCGAGAATTTGAAAAATACTGTCACGGGTCAAAATAAGATGTCCGAGAATCCAGTTAATCGATGTTCCGCCCTCCCCGGATGGTTTAATGCTTTCTTCCTGTGTAATTCCTTTGAGATTAGTATGTATAACTCCGTGATTTAAATTATAAATTGTTTCAAGTTCAATATTATTGCTCATAATATTTTTGGTGAATATACTGATGTAAATTTACGCAAGCAATTAATTAAAGATTCAAATTTGTCGTTATTTAACCTGCTTACAATTAATTTCATCTAAAAATCATTTATTTTATGATTTTAATAAAATAAAAAATTGCTTATTTTAATAATCTGAATAAATTATGCTGGTGTAGCTCAGTTGGTAGAGCAGCTGACTTGTAATCAGCAGGTCGGGGGTTCAAGTCCCTTCACCAGCTCAAAAAGGAGATTAGTCTGATGATTAATCTCCTTTGTTATTTAAATTTAACTCTAAGTTTAAATTTCTAATTAGTGGATAATTCCGAGACAATCTTAAGAATCAATTCCCTCTATTACGAAGCGGAAAAAATAAAACACGACGAAAACACCCGCGCGCTTCAGCTTGCTGATGAGGCAAAAAAACTTTCCGAAGAAATAAATTACGAAAAAGGGAAATTTCTCCATTTAATAATTTCGGGGTATTCTCATTTCTTGAAAGAAGAATTGGAAAAATCTCGTGAACAATTTGAAACTGCATTGAATTATTTTACAAATATCAATGATGAGCACAATATTGCTACCACGCTTAGATACCTCGGACAGATTGATTACAAAACAGGAAGCACAAAAGAAGGACTGAAAAAATACTACAGGGCGCTTGAAATTCAGACTAAGAATAAAAATGATTTCGAGATTGCTCACCTGCACTCCAACATAGCAACAATGTTCAAAGAGATTGCTGAATATGGCAAGGCGTTTGAACACTATCAGAAATCTATTTCAATTTTCAAAAGGTTAAACGATGAAGAAGCATTAATAAAAACTTATGATAATCTTGCTGTTGTTCATTTGAAGCTTCAGAATTTTGAAGAAGCTTTAAAAATCAGAATGGATGTCCTGAAGGACATTGATTCGGTTAAAAGCACACGGACTAAAATGACGCTTCTTGCAAATATCGCTTTAATATTAAGTTTTATGAAGAGGTTCGATGAATCTCTTGAATATTACAATCAGGCAATTGCAATCAGTAATGAATTAAATGATATAAATACCCACGCGCGGCTTTTGAACAACATAGCTGCGATGAAACGAGAGCAGGGCGAAACAGTTAACGCTCTGGCTGCATTTGAGGAAGCAGCGGAAATATTTTTGAGACAGAATGATTATTCCAATTATGCCAATGCAATAATGAATCTCGGCAACATCCATAAAGAAGAAGGAAGACATAAGAAAGCTGAAGAATCTTATAAAATCGTTGAAGATATTTCCATAAAAAATGAATACACTGACAAGCTCAGAAACCTCTATTATAATTTAGGCGACCTTCATACGCATATGAATTCTCATAAAACTGCGCTTGAGTATTTCAGAAAGTATATGGAGCTGCAGAATAAGATATATGTCGATAATGTGAAAGCACAGCTCGAGCATTTAGAAACGGTTCATCAAATTGACAACCTTCAGGCGGAGGCAGAGTTCGCAAAGCAAAAAAATCTTGAACTTACCGCAATTAATAAACAGCTCGAAGATAAAAATAACCAGCTTAACATTTTACTGTCAGAGAAAAATGAGTTTATAAGCATTGCGACACACGATTTAAGAAATCCACTTAATAACGTGATAGGACTTTCTCAATTATTAAAAGAAGACAATGAAAAAGTTCTCGATTCCGAATCGCTTGAAAATCTTGATTACGTAATCGAAAGCTCAAAGCAAATGCTTGAAATCATTGAGAATATCTTAAGTGACCGAAGTTTGAGCAGCGGGACAATAAATCCGAATTTCAAAAAAATCGACCTAAACGAGATTATAGAAGAAGTAATAAATTTATATCATTTTAAATCCGAACAGAAACGCATAGCACTGATTTATAATAAGCCTGCCGAATTGGTTACTTTGAATATGGATTCTTTTATTCTGCATCAGATACTGGATAACATTTTATCAAATGCCATTAAGTTTTCTCCGTGTGACAAGAAGATTCAAGTTACTCTCGTGTCTGATGAACTGCATATATCAATTTCCATCAAGGATGAAGGACCCGGGTTTTCAAAAGAAGATAAAGAAAAAGTTTTCAAAAAATACGCAAAGCTTTCAGCAAGACCTACCGGAGGTGAATCCTCTTCAGGACTTGGCTTATCAATCGTAAAAAAACTTTGTGATGTCATTAACGCTGATATTAACCTTAACAGCGAGAAAGGCAAAGGCGCTGAGTTTATAATAACCATCAAAAAATCGACCTGATGTGGATTAAAAACTGGAAAGAGTTTTTTTCTGCAAAGAAAAATGTTTTTATTTTCATTTTCAATTTTCTTTTTCTGTTTGCCAGTTTAAATATTTTTACGCAGTTCTTAGTTTTTAATGAGAATCGTAATTATACCGTTCAACTGAATGACCCTATTCTTGAATTTTTCAATGCTGTTAATCTCGACACCATAGCTTTCGCATTTATCTATATCTCCCTGATTTCTTTTCTTATATATGCTTCTTTCAGACCTAAACTGCTCATGATGGCAGTCACTTCATATACATTTTTAGTGTGGACGAGATTATTTACGATGTATGTTACCCCTCTTGATGTTCCTGCTGGAGCAATTGAATTCAATGACCCTTTGGTTTTTCTTTTAGGAACAGGTCAGCCCGTGATGAAAGATTTGTTCTTCTCGGGACATACTTCGACGCTCACGTTGATTACTTTGCTGGCTTTTAATGCTCCAAATTTTTCGAACAATGACATAAAGCTTAAAGCCGATAAATATTTTAAATATTTTTTATTGGTGAGCTTAATTATAGTTGCCATGTGTGTTATTCTGCAAAAAGCTCATTATACAATCGATGTCTTTGCAGCTCCGTTTTTTGCTTTTGGAGTGTATGCGCTGGCTAAAAAAATCTATGGTGTAAAATAATTTAAATTTTGTAATTTTACATAAAA
Proteins encoded:
- a CDS encoding heavy-metal-associated domain-containing protein, translating into MKALKLYLLFFLISGIIISCNKNSQNTSDNSSNNSNTQQTASTEVITISLPTVQCRTCKKNIETALKNQPGIVKTTVDIKNLKADVEIDKNLTSAGKVEELIAKAGYDANGVKADPVAYQNLDDCCKLPKDQKEPAMH
- a CDS encoding DinB family protein, with amino-acid sequence MSNNIELETIYNLNHGVIHTNLKGITQEESIKPSGEGGTSINWILGHLILTRDSIFQILGVDKMFPESLKPIYSRGTKNVTAENAEKLETLLQLLDKTQEVLKSEIEMSLDEEKRKNVAFFGFHESYHAGQLGIMRRVIGKEGSIK
- a CDS encoding tetratricopeptide repeat-containing sensor histidine kinase, which codes for MDNSETILRINSLYYEAEKIKHDENTRALQLADEAKKLSEEINYEKGKFLHLIISGYSHFLKEELEKSREQFETALNYFTNINDEHNIATTLRYLGQIDYKTGSTKEGLKKYYRALEIQTKNKNDFEIAHLHSNIATMFKEIAEYGKAFEHYQKSISIFKRLNDEEALIKTYDNLAVVHLKLQNFEEALKIRMDVLKDIDSVKSTRTKMTLLANIALILSFMKRFDESLEYYNQAIAISNELNDINTHARLLNNIAAMKREQGETVNALAAFEEAAEIFLRQNDYSNYANAIMNLGNIHKEEGRHKKAEESYKIVEDISIKNEYTDKLRNLYYNLGDLHTHMNSHKTALEYFRKYMELQNKIYVDNVKAQLEHLETVHQIDNLQAEAEFAKQKNLELTAINKQLEDKNNQLNILLSEKNEFISIATHDLRNPLNNVIGLSQLLKEDNEKVLDSESLENLDYVIESSKQMLEIIENILSDRSLSSGTINPNFKKIDLNEIIEEVINLYHFKSEQKRIALIYNKPAELVTLNMDSFILHQILDNILSNAIKFSPCDKKIQVTLVSDELHISISIKDEGPGFSKEDKEKVFKKYAKLSARPTGGESSSGLGLSIVKKLCDVINADINLNSEKGKGAEFIITIKKST
- a CDS encoding phosphatase PAP2-related protein, encoding MWIKNWKEFFSAKKNVFIFIFNFLFLFASLNIFTQFLVFNENRNYTVQLNDPILEFFNAVNLDTIAFAFIYISLISFLIYASFRPKLLMMAVTSYTFLVWTRLFTMYVTPLDVPAGAIEFNDPLVFLLGTGQPVMKDLFFSGHTSTLTLITLLAFNAPNFSNNDIKLKADKYFKYFLLVSLIIVAMCVILQKAHYTIDVFAAPFFAFGVYALAKKIYGVK